One window of the Yamadazyma tenuis chromosome 6, complete sequence genome contains the following:
- a CDS encoding uncharacterized protein (COG:H; EggNog:ENOG503P43S): protein MSEIHQEAVKLNQQHFDAAKVHSYDRKDLTQTISKLAPYMLLSYPKLKFEPGFDYTILPKTSPIFNPIKTYMDFACGTGIVTQKLVPYVKNVIGIDINEEFLEVFSNRLGNSAKAYLLDLLDTSKEKQVEQFVASADIITCTIAYHHLGDYESITKKLVSFLKPNGHLFVLDFYNPDVEKTSSDRVKVSPAAKHMGSLKKSALQETFSDAGLSDITVDVNVTTKVWLEMKFILGHCTEALQEQAKLGRLAHKTVDGIEMYHAERLTKEYKAIQANPPPYIIARPNEENILEWHYVITGPPSTPFENGQYHGILRFPPQYPFKPPSISIITPNGRFACNTRLCLSMSDYHPDTWNPAWSVSTILTGLLSFMTGDESTTGSINTTDNLKRKYAKDSKRYNVTENSRFIKIFSDLLEQNKLDLLNQEDEVNQEKVTESVFDAKNNVHLLDPEDKARLLVEEDGERSFNAPKLVFGVVLAVFLAYFLS, encoded by the exons ATGTCTGAGATCCACCAAGAAGCTGTCAAACTCAACCAGCAACATTTTGATGCCGCAAAGGTGCATTCATACGACCGCAAGGATTTGACACAGACGATAAGTAAATTGGCTCCGTACATGCTCTTGAGCTATCCTAAACTCAAGTTTGAACCTGGCTTCGATTATACCATCCTCCCAAAAACTTCCCCTATTTTCAACCCGATAAAGACATATATGGATTTTGCGTGTGGAACTGGGATTGTCACACAGAAGCTTGTTCCGTATGTGAAAAACGTGATAGGAATTGACATCAACGAagagtttcttgaagttttctccAACCGTCTCGGGAACTCCGCCAAAGCCTACCTCCTAGACTTGTTAGACACATCTAAAGAAAAGCAAGTAGAGCAATTCGTAGCCTCAGCCGACATCATCACCTGCACTATTGCGTACCATCATTTGGGTGACTACGAgtccatcaccaagaagcTAGTTCTGTTTTTAAAGCCCAATGGGCATCTTTTTGTGCTTGACTTCTATAACCCAGATGTCGAAAAAACCAGCTCAGACCGAGTCAAAGTTTCCCCTGCCGCCAAACACATGGGAAGCTTAAAGAAGAGTGCTTTACAGGAAACATTCTCGGATGCTGGTCTTTCAGATATCACAGTTGATGTGAACGTTACTACTAAAGTGTGGCTAGAGATGAAGTTCATATTAGGTCATTGCACAGAAGCCCTACAAGAGCAGGCTAAGTTGGGGAGACTAGCACATAAGACTGTCGACGGGATCGAGATGTATCACGCCGAG AGACTCACCAAGGAGTACAAGGCCATCCAGGCCAACCCACCTCCCTACATAATCGCACGGCCCAATGAAGAGAATATTTTGGAATGGCACTACGTCATCACCGGACCTCCTTCGACACCTTTTGAGAATGGTCAGTACCATGGGATCCTCAGGTTCCCTCCACAATATCCCTTCAAACCACCATCCATTTCGATCATCACGCCCAACGGCCGTTTTGCCTGCAATACACGGTTATGCTTATCAATGAGTGACTACCACCCAGACACCTGGAACCCCGCCTGGAGTGTCAGCACGATTTTGACGGGGTTGCTCAGTTTCATGACGGGTGACGAGTCCACCACCGGCTCTATCAACACCACTGACAATTTAAAGCGCAAGTACGCCAAAGACAGTAAGCGGTACAACGTGACAGAAAACTCGAGGTTCATCAAGATATTTTCAGATCTTTTGGAGCAGAACAAATTGGATCTCTTGaaccaagaagatgaagtgAACCAAGAGAAGGTTACCGAGCTGGTATTTGATGCCAAAAATAACGTCCACTTGCTCGATCCCGAGGACAAGGCGAGACTTTTGGTGGAGGAAGATGGAGAACGGAGCTTTAATGCCCCCAAACTAGTTTTTGGGGTGGTGCTAGCTGTTTTCCTTGCATACTTTTTGAGCTGA
- a CDS encoding uncharacterized protein (EggNog:ENOG503NXDQ) codes for MSLFETILNGNTKAMVPESTYDKYLKPTFDKLYKPEYTTTEFDPIKHLRFYSEGPIEQHKYNNTRRLTMEELGLTNPKQISHIGVSDPFPLFTDEAIDIMKQEVLSKDTFMKYGRYSHSSGKGTDCTIRGYAKVNNETVTPFTYAAWTHPRTVELVSTMAGIELEVVMDYEIAHVNVSMKEEDQVEEDLKNYDQTTRDITKDCVVGWHCDSYPFVCVLMLSDTTNMIGGETSLRMGKGTGQDSIAVVPGPTKGYAAVLQGRLIEHIAPNPIGTSERITMVTSYRAKDKKKPDGSVLSTVKPEVNFGSRYNDFYPEWVQYRSDLIIDNLQQLTRDMKKDGIFQKEQVIAELKILEEYLVKTYQEMEVSDEEWSRINESYKKIE; via the coding sequence ATGTCTCTATTTGAAACCATCCTAAACGGCAACACCAAGGCCATGGTGCCAGAATCGACCTATGACAAGTATTTAAAGCCTACCTTTGATAAGCTCTATAAGCCGGAATACACGACCACTGAGTTTGATCCCATAAAGCATTTGAGATTTTATTCAGAAGGTCCCATCGAACAGCACAAATACAACAACACCAGAAGACTAACGATGGAAGAGTTGGGGTTGACCAACCCCAAACAAATTAGTCATATTGGAGTGAGTGACCCCTTTCCATTGTTCACGGATGAAGCCATTGATATTATGaaacaagaagttttgtCCAAAGATACATTTATGAAGTACGGAAGATACAGCCACTCATCGGGTAAGGGAACCGACTGTACTATTAGAGGCTACGCCAAAGTCAACAATGAAACAGTGACTCCCTTCACCTATGCTGCTTGGACACATCCCAGAACAGTGGAGTTGGTTAGTACAATGGCAGGTATTGaattggaggtggtgatGGACTATGAAATCGCCCATGTTAATGTTTCCATGAAAGAGGAAGACCAGGTTGAAgaggatttgaagaactaCGATCAGACCACCAGAGATATCACAAAGGATTGTGTGGTAGGTTGGCATTGTGATTCGTATCCTTTTGTGTGCGTGTTGATGTTGAGTGATACCACCAATATGATTGGAGGTGAAACTTCTTTGAGAATGGGTAAAGGAACCGGTCAAGATAGTATTGCGGTTGTTCCTGGCCCTACTAAAGGATATGCAGCAGTTTTGCAAGGGAGATTGATAGAGCATATCGCCCCTAATCCAATTGGAACCTCTGAAAGAATCACCATGGTGACTAGCTATAGGGCCAAGGATAAGAAGAAGCCTGATGGATCGGTTTTGTCGACTGTCAAGCCAGAAGTCAACTTTGGTTCCAGATATAACGATTTCTACCCCGAATGGGTGCAATACAGATCTGATTTAATTATCGATaatttgcaacaattgACCAGAGATATGAAGAAAGATGGGATTTTCCAAAAGGAGCAGGTAATTGCAGaattgaagatcttggaggAATACTTGGTCAAGACATACCAGGAAATGGAGGTGAGTGATGAAGAATGGCTGAGAATCAATGAGAGTTATAAAAAGATAGAGTAA
- the YCK2 gene encoding Palmitoylated plasma membrane-bound casein kinase (COG:T; EggNog:ENOG503NV9M): MTTRAPLASNTAVLAAAAASSNQQLSQIVQSPSVAKMSAQAGSVNSSANSNSSVVGLHYKIGKKIGEGSFGVIFEGTNIINGVAVAIKFEPRKTDAPQLRDEYRTYKHLQGSEGIPSAYYFGQEGLHNILVIDLLGPSLEDLFDWCGRRFSVKTVVQVAIQMLNLIEEVHRHDLIYRDIKPDNFLIGRQGLPEENKVHLVDFGMAKQYRDPRTKNHIPYREKKSLSGTARYMSINTHLGREQSRRDDLEALGHVFFYFLRGQLPWQGLKAPTNKEKYEKIGGKKRATPAIVLCEGLPRQFAEYLDSVRSLPFDAEPNYEEYRMLLLSVLDDLGQNADDDYDWMHLNGGKGYDISINKKPNLHGYGHPNPPNERERRHRDQRRRPHHSHQQIQQASAQAQASAQPQQQQPQVMGVGQPTYQNGSQNQANFNQQQQRDLTAAQLHQQKLQHLVNRPLPPIKQESQQKDMLSNSNNYENSPIQRNQYDQQKAEKSQSYWSKMCCQ, encoded by the coding sequence ATGACCACCAGAGCCCCATTAGCGTCCAACACTGCTGTCTTAGCCGCTGCCGCCGCTTCCCTGAACCAGCAACTTTCCCAAATTGTCCAATCTCCTTCTGTCGCCAAGATGTCCGCTCAAGCCGGATCCGTCAATTCCAGTGCTAACTCCAACCTGTCGGTAGTGGGTTTACACTACAAAATAGGCAAGAAGATTGGTGAAGGATCTTTTGGTGTGATTTTTGAAGGCACAAACATCATAAACGGAGTGGCTGTTGCCATCAAGTTCGAACCCAGAAAGACCGATGCCCCTCAATTAAGAGACGAATATCGTACCTACAAGCATTTACAAGGCAGTGAAGGAATACCAAGTGCTTATTATTTTGGCCAGGAAGGTTTACACAATATCTTGGTTATAGACTTGTTGGGTCCGTCTTTAGAAGACTTGTTTGACTGGTGTGGCCGAAGATTTTCCGTCAAAACCGTGGTTCAAGTGGCCATTCAaatgttgaacttgattgaagaagtccaCAGACACGACTTGATCTACAGAGATATTAAACCGGATAACTTTTTGATTGGAAGACAAGGCTTGCCCGAAGAGAACAAGGTTCATTTGGTCGATTTTGGTATGGCTAAACAGTACCGTGACCCAAGAACCAAAAACCATATCCCATACAGAGAAAAGAAATCTTTGAGTGGTACAGCCAGATATATGTCCATCAACACCCATTTGGGAAGAGAACAACTGAGAAGAGATGATTTGGAAGCTTTAGGACATGTGTTTTTCTACTTTTTGAGAGGTCAATTACCATGGCAAGGGTTGAAAGCCCCCACCAACAAGGAAAAGTATGAGAAGATTGGTGGTAAAAAGAGAGCCACTCCTGCCATTGTGTTGTGTGAAGGCTTGCCAAGACAGTTTGCTGAATATTTGGATTCCGTTAGGTCTTTACCCTTTGATGCTGAACCTAACTACGAAGAATACAGAATGTTATTGTTGAGTGTATTGGACGACTTAGGACAAAATGCCGATGATGACTATGACTGGATGCACCTCAACGGTGGAAAAGGATACGACATTagcatcaacaagaagCCCAACTTACACGGCTACGGCCACCCTAATCCTCCCAAcgaaagagaaagaagacacagagatcaaagaagaagacctCATCACAGTCACCAGCAAATCCAGCAGGCTCTGGCTCAAGCTCAGGCCCTGGCtcaacctcaacaacagcaaccTCAAGTGATGGGAGTGGGACAACCGACTTACCAAAATGGCTCTCAAAACCAGGCTAACTTTaaccaacaacaacagaGAGATTTGACGGCTGCTCAATTGCATCAACAAAAATTACAACACTTAGTGAACAGACCTTTGCCTCCTATCAAGCAGGAATCCCAGCAAAAGGATATGTTGtccaacagcaacaactaCGAAAACTCGCCAATACAGAGAAACCAATATGACCAACAGAAGGCCGAAAAGAGTCAATCATACTGGTCAAAAATGTGTTGTCAATAG